The region GTCCGGGCCGCCCGGCGTCGTCGAGGACCGAGAGGCCGGCGGCCCGCCCTGAGGCGTCGCGCACGGCGTCGACGGCGACGTGGCCGGTGAGCAGGGCCAACCCGCTGGCGGCCGCAAGCAGGGCACGCTCGACCTCGGCGCCCGTCGCGTCGCCGCCGGCGTGCACCACGCGGAACGCCGAGTGGCCGCCCTCGCGGGTCCGGTCCAGCCTGCCACCCCGGGCGTCGAACGAGGCGCCCCGCTCGCGCAGCCGGCGGACCGCCGCCGGGCCGCCGCGGATGATGGCGGCCACCGCGGCCTCGTCGTTCAGCCCGCCGCCCGCGGCGAGGGTGTCCGCGATGTGCGCCTCGACCGAGTCCCCCGCGAGGTCGCCGAGGACGACGGCCACGCCGCCCTGGGCCCAGCGGGTGCTGCCCTCGTCCGCCGCGTCCTTCGTGACGACGACGACCCGGAGCCCGGCCTCGGCGGCGTCGAGCGCGGCGGTCAGCCCCGCGACCCCGGTGCCGACGACGACCAGGTCCGCCGAGGCCTCCCAGAGCCGATCGGCCGCGTGGGCGGTCACTCGCCGCCCCCGGGCTGCCCGATCTCGATCATCCGCTGCACGGCGCGCCGGCCGCGGGCGGCGAGCTCGGGGTCCACGTGCACCTCGTCCGTGCCCTCGCGGACCGACCGCAGCAACGCGTCCGGCGTGATCATCTTCATGTAGGTGCAGGACGCGCGGTCGTTGACGGCGCGGAAGTCGATCTCCGGCGCGGCCTTGCGGAGCTGGTGCAGCATGCCGATCTCGGTGGCGACCAGCACCGACTTCGACGTGCTGGCGCGCGCCGCATCGAGCATGCCGCCCGTCGAGAGGATCTTGACCCGCTCGGCCGGGACCGCGCCCGCGGTGGCCAGGTAGAGGGCGGACGTCGCGCAGCCACACTCGGGGTGCACGTAGAGGTCCGCCTCGGGGTCCGCCTCGGCCTTGGCGGTGAGCTCGGCGCCGTTGATCCCCGCGTGCACGTGGCACTCCCCGGCCCAGACGTGGATGTTCGTCCGGCCGGTGACCCGGCGGACGTGCGCGCCGAGGAACTGGTCCGGCAGGAAGAGCACCTCGCGGTCGGCGGGGATCGACTGCACGACCTCCACCGCGTTCGACGAGGTGCAGCAGATGTCCGTCTCGGCCTTCACCGCGGCGGTGGTGTTGACGTAGGCGACGACCACCGCGTCCGGGTGCTCGGCCTTCCACTCGCGGAGCTGCTCGGCGGTGATCGAGTCCGCGAGGGAGCAGCCGGCGCGGGCGTCCGGGATGAGGACCGTCTTCTCCGGGGCGAGGATCTTCGCGGTCTCGGCCATGAAGTGCACGCCGCAGAACACGATCGTCCCGGCCTCGACCTCGGCCGCGAGCCGGGAGAGCGCGAGGGAGTCCCCCACGTGGTCCGCCACGTCCTGGATGGCCGGGACCTGGTAGTTGTGCGCCAGGATCACCGCGTTGCGCTTCTCCGCGAGCGCACGCACCCCGTCGGCCCACCCCGGGCCCGGGTCCTCGGAATCCGTCGCCGGGGGCGCAGTTCGCGTCGCCGTCAGGCTCATCGTCGTCCTCCCCAGGACGTCGGACCTGTTTTCGCCTGATGGTCGAAAACGTGGCGATACTAGCAGCCGGATCCACCTCCGGCCACCGTCCTCGTGACCCGGAACTCACCTGGCCGTAACCCGCACGTCGCCGAGGCGGCCGCGCGCCCACCCCTACGATCGCCCCATGGACCGCACCCCGACCCGTCCGACGGGACACGAGGTGCTCGCCGCCGTCCTGCAGATCCGCGCCGGCAGGCTGCAGGTCCTGCTCTGGCAGCGCGCCCGGGAACCGGACCGCGGGCGGTGGGCGCTGCCCGGCGGGCGGCTCGGGGACGACGAGGACGTCGAGGCGTCCGTGCGCCGCCAGCTCGCCGAGAAGGTCGACGTCCGCGACGTCACGCACGTCGAGCAGATCTCGGTGTTCAGCGCGCCGGAGCGGGTCCCGGGCGTCCGGCTCGTCGCGACCGCGTTCCTCGGGCTCGTCCCCTCCGACGCCGATCCGGCCGTCCCGCCGGACACCGCCTGGCACCCCGTCGCGCACCTGCCGGACACGGCCTTCGACCACGCGGAGATCATCCGCGACGCCCGGGACCGCCTGCGCGCCAAGCTCTCCTACACCAACCTGGGCTTCGCGCTGGCCCCCCAGGAGTTCACGATCTCGGCGCTGCGCGAGCTCTACGTCGCGGCGCTGGGGCACGGTGTCTCGGCCACCAACCTGCAGCGGGTCCTCACCCGCCGGCAGGTGCTCGTCCCGACCGGGGGACGGCGCCGCCCGGTCCCTCCGGCGGGCGGCCGGCGGCCGAGTTCCGGTTCACCGACCGTGCGCTCAAGGTGACGGATGCGTTCGCGGTGCTCCGGCCCCCGGGAGCCGCCGGATCGGGGTGTGCCAGGACCGATTCGCCGGGCGGCGGGGCGGCGACGGCCGTACCGTGAGCCGCGTGGTCACGACGATTCCCCTCTTCCCCCTGGGCACGGTGCTGATGCCCGGGGCGTCGCTACCGCTGCACGTCTTCGAGCCGCGGTACCGGCAGCTGACGGTCGACCTGATCACGGGCGCCGTCCCGAACAAGGAGTTCGGCGTCGTCGCGGTGCGGGAGGGATTCAACCCGGACGTCGACGGCATCGAGGCGCTGGCCCCGGTCGGGTGCACCGCCGCACTGCTCGACGCCCGCCGGCTGCCCGACGGCCGCTACGACATCGTCACCCGCGGCGCGCGCCGCTTCCGGCTGCTCGAGATGGACGAGTGCTCGCACTCCTACCTGTGCGGATCCGTCGAGTTCCTGCCGGACGCCGAGAAGGCGGACGACGGGGACGACCTCACCCGGATGCTGTCCGCCTCGGCCCGCGCGGTCCACCGCCGCTACTGCGCGACGGCCTGGAAGAGCGACGACTGGTCCGAGCCCGCCCACGAGGTGGGCGCGGCGGAGCTGGCGCACGTCCTCGCTGCGGACTGCCTGCTGCCGATGTCGGACCGCCAGCAGCTGCTCGAGGAGACGCACCCGGTGCAGCGGCTCCGGATGGTGCGCATGCTCATCGCGCGGGAGGCGGGCCTGCTGACCCGCCTGCGCGCCGTCCCCACCCCGATGACCACGTACTCGACGGACCAGAGCCCCAACTGACCGCGCGTCACGCAGCCACAACGCGCTTCTCGGGCCCTCGTTCTCGCGTTGTGGAGCCACAACGCGGTTTTCGGGCGGTCAGGTCCAGCCGTACCGGGTGCGCAGGGCGTCCGCGACGCGGTCGAAGCGGGCCTCGTCCAGGATCGCGCCCTCGCGGCGGATGTCGTGCTCGCCGACCTCGAGCACCCGGTCCAGGCGGATGAACGACTCGCGGCCCTCGCGGTCCCACTCGCCGCTGCCGATGCCGATCCAGCCCGGCTCGCCGTCGCGTCTGTGCTGGCTGGAGAGCATCAGCCCGAGCAGCTCGCCCTGCCGGCGGCCGACGACGAGCAGCGGGCGGTCCTTGCCCTGGCTCGCGTCCTCCTCGAAGGGCACCCACGTCCAGACGATCTCGCCGGGATCCGCGGCGCCGTCGAGCTCGGGGGCGTAGACGACGGTCCGCGCCCGCTCCGCGGTGGGCGCGGTGCGCACGCCGCCGTGCCCCTCCGGTCGCGGCGCGGGCTCCGTGCCACCCGACTCCGCCAACAGCTTCATCCCGACATCCACCGCCTGCTTGAGCAGGTTCCCCCAGTCCGGCATGGGCACAGCATGGCCGACGGCCCGGTCCCGCACCGCACCGGCCCGCCGGGCGATCAGCCGCCTGTGCCCTCAGGAGCCGGTGAGCTCGCCGTGCCGGCTGCACCGCGCGACCCAGCCCACCGGCGTCACCTGGACGACCATCCGGCGGGCGCACTCCGGGCAGTAGCGCGGCGGTTCGAGCTCCCGTCCCCGGGCGCAGCGCTCGTGTCCCGGGTCCGTGGCGGGGTGGCCGCAGCGGTCGCAGAAGAGGGTCACAGGGTGTCGTTGAGGGCCTTGAGCGGCATCTCCAGCTCGCCCAGCAGGTCGATGTCCGACTCCGCGGGCCGCCCGAGCGTCGTCAGGTAGTTCCCGACGATCACCGCGTTGATCCCGCCGAGCAGGCCCTGCCGCGCACCGAGGTCGCCGAGGGTGATCTCCCGGCCGCCCGCGAACCGCAGCACGGTCCGGGGCATCGCCAACCGGAAGGCGGCGACGGTGCGCAGCGCGTCCGGCCCGGCCATCGGCTCCAGGTCCCCGAACGGCGTACCCGGACGCGGGTTGAGGAAGTTCAGCGGCACCTCGTCCGGGGTCAGCGACGCGAGCTGCGCGGCGAACTCCGCGCGCTGCTCCAGCGTCTCCCCCATACCGACGATCCCGCCGCAGCAGACCTCCATGCCGGCCTCGCGCACCAGCCGCAGGGTCTCCCAGCGCTCCTCCCACGTGTGCGTGGTGACCACGTTCGGGAAGTGCGAGCGCGCCGTCTCGAGGTTGTGGTTGTAGCGGTGCACACCCATCGCGGCGAGCTCGCCGACCTGCTCGGGGGTCAACATGCCCAGCGAGCAGGCGATGTTGATGTCGACCTCGTCCTTGATCGCGGCGATACCGGCGGCGACCTGGCTCATCAGCCGCGCGTCCGGCCCGCGGACGGCCGCGACGATGCAGAACTCCGTCGCCCCGGTCTTCGCGGTCTGCTTCGCGGCCTCGACGAGCATCGGCACGTCCAGCCACGCCGAGCGGACCGGGGACTCGAAGAGCCCGGACTGGGAGCAGAAGTGGCAGTCCTCGGGGCAGCCGCCGGTCTTCAGCGAGATGATCCCCTCGACCTCGACCTCCGGGCCGCACCAGCGCATCCGCACCTCGTGGGCCAGCGCCAGGAGCTCGTCGAGCTCGGAGTCCGGCAGCCGCAGGACGTCGAGGACCTGCTGCTCGGAGAGGCCTTCGCCGTTCTCGAGGACCTGGGTTCGGGCGAGGCCGAGAATGGCCGACTGCGTTGTGGTCACGGCTCGGGACTATGCCATTCGCCCCCGAGCTCCGGAGCCAGGGTGTGACGCGCGACGCCGGTGAACCGTTCCGGCGCAAGGCTTCCGGACCCCTCGGGCACGGCGCCGAGCAGCGGGACCCGGGTCACCGCCGGCAGGTCCGCGAGGTTGCAGCGCGCCGCGAGGTCCGGGCACCGCGGCCAGGACCCGACGACGACGCCCGCGCACCCGAGCTCGCGCACCGCGAGCGCCTCCGTGGTCAGCGCCGTGTGGTTGAGCGTGCCCAGCCCCGCGGCCGCGACGACGAGCACCGGCGCCCCCAGCTCGGCCGCGACGTCCGCGAGCGTCCCCGACCCGGCGAACCGCACGAGCAGCCCGCCGGCCCCCTCGACGAGCACCAGGTCGTGCTCGCGGGCCAGCCGCAGCGCCGCACGCGCCACCTCCCCCGGCGTAACGGGCGGGGCTCCGGCCAGGCGCGCGGCGGTGTCCGGGGCGAGCGGCGCCGGGTAGCGGGCGAGCTCGCGCGTCGTCACCGCCGGGACGAGGGCCCGGACCCGGGCGAGGTCCCCGGGCTCCCCTTCCGCGACGCCGGTCTGCGCGGGCTTGAGCACCGCGACCCGCTCCCCGGCCGCGACCGCGAGCGCGGCCACCGCCGCCGTGACCACCGTCTTGCCGACGTCGGTCCCGGTGCCGCTGACCAGCAGGATCCGGCCGCTCACGAGTCGCCCACGCTCGCCGCCACGGCGCACCCCGTCCTGCTCATGCCTCGGCCCCGCGCAGGACCTCGCCCAGAACCTGCCGGACGCGGTCGAGTTCGGCGCCGGTGAGGTCCGCCCGGGCCGTCAGCCGCAGCCGGCTCGTCCCCTCGGGCACCGACGGTGGCCGGAAGCAGCCGACCCGCACCCCGGCGTCGAGGCAGCGCTGCGCCGCCTCGTACGCGAGGACCGGCGAGCCCAGCACCACGGACACCACGGCCGACGGCGGCGCGGGCACCCCGGCCGACCGCGCGAGCTCGGCCGCGACCCGCAGCACCTCGGCGGGCAACGCCGGTTCGTCCATGAGCACGCGCAGCGCGGCCAGGGCGGCGCCGACGGCCGGCGGGTTGAGCGCGGTGTCGAAGATGAAGGTGCGTGCGGCGTCCACCAGGTGCGCGGTCACGGCGGCCGGGCCGAGCACCGCACCGCCCTGGCTACCGAGTGCCTTGGACAGGGTGACGGTGGCGACGACGTCGTCCGCGCCGGCCAGCCCCTCGGCGGCGAGGACACCCCGCCCGCCGGGACCGGCGACGCCGAGCCCGTGCGCCTCGTCGACGACCAGGACCGCGCCGCGCGCCCGGCTCACCGCGTGCAGCTCGCGCAGGGGGGCCAGGTCGCCGTCGACGCTGTTCACGCTGTCGGTCACGACGAGGGCGCGCTCCTCGGTGCGGGCAGCCAGCGCGGCGTCGACGGCGGCCACGTCGTTGTGCGCGACCACCACGGTCCGCGCGCGGGACAACCGGCAGGCGTCGACGAGCGAGGCGTGGTTGGCGGCGTCGGAGACGATCAGCGCGCCCGGCCCGGACAGGGCCGTCAGCACGCCGAGATTGGCCGCGTAGCCCGAGGAGAAGACGAGCGCGGACTCGGCGCCGCAGAAGGCGGCGAGCTCACGCTCCAACATGGAGTGCAGCTGCGTGCTGCCGGTGACGAGCCGGGACCCGGTGGACCCCGCGCCCCAGGTCCGGGCCGCCTCGACGGCCCCGTCGACCACGCGTTTGTCCCGGCCCAGACCGAGGTAGTCGTTCCCCGCCAGGTCGATCACGTCCGCCGACGGGGCCCGCGGGCGCAGCTCCCGACGTAGCCCGGCGGCCCGCCGGCGCTCGGCCACGGCGTCCAACCAGGACAGCGGATGCGGGTCGGCGGTTTCCACGACCGGTGACACTAGAGCGTGGGGCACCGCCCGCGGACAGCCGAGTGGCGAAGACCCCGTGATCCGACCCCGCACACGCATCGATCCGGGCGACCCCGGAACACACGCATCGATCCGGGCGACCCCGGAACACGGGGCCGCCCGGATCGGGGGTGGCTCAGGCCTGCTGCTCGGACTCGGCCTGTGCGACGGAGGCGCGGACCTCGTCCATGTCCACCTCGCGCACCTTGCCGATCAGCTCCTCCAGCGCCGGACCGGGCAGCGCGCCGGGCTCGGCGTAGAGCACCACGCCGTCGCGCACTGCCATCAACGTCGGGATGGAGGAGATGCCGAAGGCCTGCGCGAGCTGCGTCTGGGCCTCCGTGTCCACCTTGCCGAACGTGATGTCGCCGTGCCGTTCGGACGCCTCGTCGAAGACGGGGGCGAACTGGCGGCAGGGACCGCACCATTCCGCCCAGAAGTCCACGAGGACGGTGCCCTCGGCACTCACGACGTCGTTGAAGTTCTCGGTCGTCAGTTCCACCGTTGCCATGCGTCCCTCAACTCTCCTCGGCCGGCTCGTGTTCCCGCGGGTACCCAGCGTCATCCGCGCAGAACCGGCAGCACGCCGCCGGCGCGGTCGTGCGGGCGGAACTCCTGCGCGTCCGCGTCGTAGACGAGGACGCCGGCCGTCTGGATGTCGAAGAACAGGCCCATCAGCTCGGCGTCCACGTCCAGCTCGCGCAGCCGGTCCAGCTGGACCGCGACGTTGACCATGGCCAGGCAGTCGTTCTGCGCGAAGCCGTCGCGGGCGCCGGCCCGGCCGGCCGGGTGGCCGTCGACCCAGGCCTCGAGGCTCGACGCCCCGCCCTTGAGCCAGTCCCCGAGCGCGCCCTCCGGCATGTCCGTCGGGACGCCGTCGACGAGGCCCTTCATCGCGCCGCAGCCGGAGTGGCCGCAGACCGCGATCAACGGGACGTGCAGCACGGACGTCGCGTACTGGACCGCCGCCAGGGTGCTCGTCCCGGAGACCAGGTTGCCGACGTTCTGCACCGTGAACAGGTCGCCCGGCCCGCTGTGCGTGATCATGCTCGGCATCATCCGGGAGTCCGCGCAGGTCAGCAGCAGCCCGGACGGGCTCTGCCCGTGGGCGAGGCCGGACATCGTCGGACGGATCGCCCCGGCGGTCCGTGCGTGGTAGGCGGCGACCCCGGCGAGCATCGGGGCCGACGCGCTGCCGTCACCGTGCTCCTGGGCCCACTGGGACCAGGTCGCGAAGCGGCCGTGGGACTCCTCGGCGCGCGCGTCCCCCGGCTCGTCGACCTCGACGAAGCCGCCGGTCCCGCGATGCAGTCGGGTCCAGGCCTCGAGATGGTCGAACGCCGCGTGGTCGAGGTAGTCGACGACGAGCTCGATCCGGGCCGGCGCGCCCGCGGGTACCTCCGACAACACCCGGGACAGCGTGGGCACCGAGAGGAAGCTCAGCGTCCCCTCGACGACGACGCGGTGCAGCTCGCCCTCCCGTTCGATCCGGACCCGGGCCCGCACCGCGCGGCGCAGCACCATCAGGCCGGCGAGGACGAGCCCGATCGCGACGCCCTCCAGCAGGTTCAGGAACACCACCCCGGCGACCGTCACCACGTAGAGCAGCAGCTCGCCGTGTCGGTGCGAGGTGCGGATGTCCGCGACCTTCACCAGCTGCAGGCCGACGACGACCAGCAGCCCGGCGAGCCCGGCCAGCGGGATCAGCTCGATCACCGACACGAGCGCGATGCCGAAGACGGCGATCCACACGCCGTGCAGGACCGCGGAGTTGCGGCTGCGGGCCCCCGCGCGGACGTTCGCGGAGCTGCGCACGATCACCCCGGTGATCGGCAGGCCGCCGAGCAGGCCGGAGACGGCGTTGCCGGCGCCCTGGCCGAGCAGCTCGCGGTCCGGGTTCGTGCGCACGCCACCGTGCATCCGGTCGACCGCGACGGCGGAGAGCAGGCTCTCGACGCTCGCGACGAGGGCGACGGTCAGCATGCCGCCGAGCACGCCCGTCCAGAGGCCGCTGTCGGGCAGCACCGGCAGCGCCACGGACTCGATGAGGTTGCCCGGCAGGTCGACCCGCGGGACGTCCGGCCAGAGCAGGGCCAGCGCGGTGGCGGCCCCGACGGCGACGAGGGCGCCGGGCACGGCCTTCTGCGGGCCGGGGATCCGCGGCCACACCAGCATGATCGCGACGGCGGCCAGGCCGACGACGACGGCGTGTCCGTGCAGGCCCGCGAGCTGCGCGGGCAGTGCCAGGATGTTGTCCAGGGCGGCGGTCTGCGCCGTCCCGCCGAGCACCACGTGCAGCTGGGCGAGCGCGATCGTGATGCCGATCCCGGCGAGCATCCCGTGCACGACGGCCGGCGGGATGGCCTGGGTGAACCGGGCGAGCCGGGAGAGGCCGAAGAGGATCTGCAGGGCACCGGCGCCGACCGTGATCAGGCAGGTGACCTGCCAGCCGAACTGGTCGACGAGGCCGGCCACGATGACCGTCAGGCCCGCGGCGGGACCGCTGACGGCGAGCGGCGAGCCGCCCAGGAGGCCGGCGACGACGCCGCCGACGACGCCGGCGACGAGGCCGGCCATGATCGGCGCACCGGAGGCGAGGGCGATACCGAGGGAGAGCGGCACGGCGACGAGGAACACGACGAGCGAGGCGCCGAGGTCTGCGCGGAGCGCGGCCGGACTCCAGCGGGAACCGTCCGGACCGCCCGGTCCGGGGCGGCCGGGCGGGGCGTGCGGGCGGGACTCGGCCCTCGGGAGAGCGGTGTGCGGGGCGGGATGCTGCGGCACGGCGGGGATCCTCCGGTCGGTCATCACACGTTCGAGATCTGGCAGGAAGCGCACGAGAGCGACGCTGCAGCGGCGTGCGTACTGAGCCAACCGGAGTAACGCCGGTGGCGGTTCCCGACCGTACTTCCGTTACGTCCGTTTCTCCGACAGATCTGTGACCGCGAGTGGTCGGCCGCGTGGGCTGAGCCCCGGTACGTCCGGCTCGTGGCCTCCGTGCGGGTGACACGGATGGTGATCCACGGCGGTCGACCCACCCGACGGCGCGCCGCACTGCTCCACTCGTGTGGATCATGGTGTGGGGGGCCACACGTCACTCGTTCGAGGAACGCTCGTCGACGTGCAGTGAAACCCCGGATGACCGATCGGGGCGATCGAGCCCGGCGTCACACCGGTTCCCGCGACCGGAGGGCGGATCAGGCCGCCGCGGCGACCGCCTGGACGCCCTCGGTGATCACCGCGAGATCCTCGGACGTGCAGATGTACGGCGGCATGGTGTAGACGAGGTCGCGGAAGGGCCGCAGCCACACCCCGGCGTCCAGGGCCGCCGCCGTCGCCGCGCCCATGTCCACCTCGTGGTCAAGCTGGACGACGCCGATCGCCCCCAGGACCCGGACGTCGACGACGCCCGGCAGGTCCTTCGCCGGCGCGAGACCGGCCCGCAGGGCGGCCTCGATCCTGCTCACCTCGGCGCGCCAGTCCCGCTCCCGCAGCAGCGAGATCGACGCGCACGCGACGGCGGAGGCGAGCGGGTTGCCCATGAACGTGGGGCCGTGCATGAGGACCCCGGCCTCGCCCTCGGAGATGCCCCGGGCGACCTCCGGCGTGCAGAGCGCGGCCGCCATGGTGACATAACCACCGGTCAGGGCCTTGCCGACGCACATGACGTCCGGGCTGACCCCGGCGTGGTCCGCCGCGAACATCTCACCGGTGCGGCCGAAACCGGTGGCGATCTCGTCGAACACCAGAAGGACGTCGTGGG is a window of Pseudonocardia sp. T1-2H DNA encoding:
- the bsaP gene encoding biotin synthase auxiliary protein BsaP, with product MTLFCDRCGHPATDPGHERCARGRELEPPRYCPECARRMVVQVTPVGWVARCSRHGELTGS
- the trxA gene encoding thioredoxin, which codes for MATVELTTENFNDVVSAEGTVLVDFWAEWCGPCRQFAPVFDEASERHGDITFGKVDTEAQTQLAQAFGISSIPTLMAVRDGVVLYAEPGALPGPALEELIGKVREVDMDEVRASVAQAESEQQA
- a CDS encoding LON peptidase substrate-binding domain-containing protein, encoding MVTTIPLFPLGTVLMPGASLPLHVFEPRYRQLTVDLITGAVPNKEFGVVAVREGFNPDVDGIEALAPVGCTAALLDARRLPDGRYDIVTRGARRFRLLEMDECSHSYLCGSVEFLPDAEKADDGDDLTRMLSASARAVHRRYCATAWKSDDWSEPAHEVGAAELAHVLAADCLLPMSDRQQLLEETHPVQRLRMVRMLIAREAGLLTRLRAVPTPMTTYSTDQSPN
- the nadA gene encoding quinolinate synthase NadA, producing the protein MSLTATRTAPPATDSEDPGPGWADGVRALAEKRNAVILAHNYQVPAIQDVADHVGDSLALSRLAAEVEAGTIVFCGVHFMAETAKILAPEKTVLIPDARAGCSLADSITAEQLREWKAEHPDAVVVAYVNTTAAVKAETDICCTSSNAVEVVQSIPADREVLFLPDQFLGAHVRRVTGRTNIHVWAGECHVHAGINGAELTAKAEADPEADLYVHPECGCATSALYLATAGAVPAERVKILSTGGMLDAARASTSKSVLVATEIGMLHQLRKAAPEIDFRAVNDRASCTYMKMITPDALLRSVREGTDEVHVDPELAARGRRAVQRMIEIGQPGGGE
- a CDS encoding type II toxin-antitoxin system PemK/MazF family toxin, whose translation is MPDWGNLLKQAVDVGMKLLAESGGTEPAPRPEGHGGVRTAPTAERARTVVYAPELDGAADPGEIVWTWVPFEEDASQGKDRPLLVVGRRQGELLGLMLSSQHRRDGEPGWIGIGSGEWDREGRESFIRLDRVLEVGEHDIRREGAILDEARFDRVADALRTRYGWT
- a CDS encoding SulP family inorganic anion transporter, which translates into the protein MPQHPAPHTALPRAESRPHAPPGRPGPGGPDGSRWSPAALRADLGASLVVFLVAVPLSLGIALASGAPIMAGLVAGVVGGVVAGLLGGSPLAVSGPAAGLTVIVAGLVDQFGWQVTCLITVGAGALQILFGLSRLARFTQAIPPAVVHGMLAGIGITIALAQLHVVLGGTAQTAALDNILALPAQLAGLHGHAVVVGLAAVAIMLVWPRIPGPQKAVPGALVAVGAATALALLWPDVPRVDLPGNLIESVALPVLPDSGLWTGVLGGMLTVALVASVESLLSAVAVDRMHGGVRTNPDRELLGQGAGNAVSGLLGGLPITGVIVRSSANVRAGARSRNSAVLHGVWIAVFGIALVSVIELIPLAGLAGLLVVVGLQLVKVADIRTSHRHGELLLYVVTVAGVVFLNLLEGVAIGLVLAGLMVLRRAVRARVRIEREGELHRVVVEGTLSFLSVPTLSRVLSEVPAGAPARIELVVDYLDHAAFDHLEAWTRLHRGTGGFVEVDEPGDARAEESHGRFATWSQWAQEHGDGSASAPMLAGVAAYHARTAGAIRPTMSGLAHGQSPSGLLLTCADSRMMPSMITHSGPGDLFTVQNVGNLVSGTSTLAAVQYATSVLHVPLIAVCGHSGCGAMKGLVDGVPTDMPEGALGDWLKGGASSLEAWVDGHPAGRAGARDGFAQNDCLAMVNVAVQLDRLRELDVDAELMGLFFDIQTAGVLVYDADAQEFRPHDRAGGVLPVLRG
- a CDS encoding 8-amino-7-oxononanoate synthase; this translates as METADPHPLSWLDAVAERRRAAGLRRELRPRAPSADVIDLAGNDYLGLGRDKRVVDGAVEAARTWGAGSTGSRLVTGSTQLHSMLERELAAFCGAESALVFSSGYAANLGVLTALSGPGALIVSDAANHASLVDACRLSRARTVVVAHNDVAAVDAALAARTEERALVVTDSVNSVDGDLAPLRELHAVSRARGAVLVVDEAHGLGVAGPGGRGVLAAEGLAGADDVVATVTLSKALGSQGGAVLGPAAVTAHLVDAARTFIFDTALNPPAVGAALAALRVLMDEPALPAEVLRVAAELARSAGVPAPPSAVVSVVLGSPVLAYEAAQRCLDAGVRVGCFRPPSVPEGTSRLRLTARADLTGAELDRVRQVLGEVLRGAEA
- the bioD gene encoding dethiobiotin synthase; protein product: MSGRILLVSGTGTDVGKTVVTAAVAALAVAAGERVAVLKPAQTGVAEGEPGDLARVRALVPAVTTRELARYPAPLAPDTAARLAGAPPVTPGEVARAALRLAREHDLVLVEGAGGLLVRFAGSGTLADVAAELGAPVLVVAAAGLGTLNHTALTTEALAVRELGCAGVVVGSWPRCPDLAARCNLADLPAVTRVPLLGAVPEGSGSLAPERFTGVARHTLAPELGGEWHSPEP
- the bioB gene encoding biotin synthase BioB; this encodes MTTTQSAILGLARTQVLENGEGLSEQQVLDVLRLPDSELDELLALAHEVRMRWCGPEVEVEGIISLKTGGCPEDCHFCSQSGLFESPVRSAWLDVPMLVEAAKQTAKTGATEFCIVAAVRGPDARLMSQVAAGIAAIKDEVDINIACSLGMLTPEQVGELAAMGVHRYNHNLETARSHFPNVVTTHTWEERWETLRLVREAGMEVCCGGIVGMGETLEQRAEFAAQLASLTPDEVPLNFLNPRPGTPFGDLEPMAGPDALRTVAAFRLAMPRTVLRFAGGREITLGDLGARQGLLGGINAVIVGNYLTTLGRPAESDIDLLGELEMPLKALNDTL